The following nucleotide sequence is from Tolumonas lignilytica.
TTGTAATAACTGATGTACGACGGCGTCGTCGGAGGTTAATTCGCGAATATTGAATCCGGTTTGGATCAATAGCCGATCGAGTGTTTCAATTAGTTGATTCAATGCAGTTAATAATGCGCCGGAACCTGAGGCCGGAAATGACAGAATCTGATTAAGCTGCTGTTCCATCTCTTGGGGTAATAGGGGGGCTTGCTGGTTTAAGATGGCCAGGATCTTTTTTTCACCGGGATGTTTGATTTTATTCAGCGCAAAAATAATATCGAAATAGCTGGCAAGAAATGCGGCAATACGATGATTTACAGAAATCAGATCGTCTCTGAGCAGGGCTTTTTTGATCTGACCAAAATAAGAGGGCATTTTTCCGCGTAACAAATCCCGGTTCTTATTGATGATATTCCGCTGTAATTGAACCGGATATTCAACATTGTAGCGCTGCTGTAATTTTCTGAATTGCTGGTGGCGATCAAACAACACCTCACTATGGATCACATTCGCCCAAAAACAGGTGCTGTAACCCGTTTCGGCCTGATACTCGATGACAGTGTGTTTTAATCTGTTTTCGAGCCAGTCAAAACTCCGGTAGATGAGTTCAATTTCCTTGCCGTTCAGTAAAACGCCATCGTCTTCCGTTTCCCAATACTGATTATTGAACTCCATATATGAGTAAAGACCTGCCAGTGCCTGTTTACGTTGTGTCAGTTCAAGCGGGGCCGAGCTATAAACGTACACGTCATAATCAGAATGATTATCGCTGGTATGGGTGGCAGATGATCCGGCTAAGACAATGGCTTCGACTTCAGCTAACTCACTCAAATGCTGTACGATCGTTTGGAGCTGTTCATCCTGAAACATGGCGATTTCCATTTGTAAAAATATTCCCGATTGAGGCTTTTTATCACGTATATATGCTTAAAAAAGGGGGGAAGATCAAATCGTCGGCAATGAGCATGGCTGATGTCTGCTCTATTCTTTGGTGTCTTGCTCGCGTTCATGATGAAAGGACCCCAAAACGGATTTTTTGGGGGGCAGAAAACGGGAATGGTCGACACCCATGGATAAGCTCAATGGGCTCGATACAGGGCTACCATGTGAAACCAGAGGTAGCGGTATCGCCGGGACGGAATTTCAGTTGAATGCCTTTAAGAAAATTCCGCAATATCTGATCTTTGCATTCGCGATAATTTTTATGTTCGGGGTTGCGGAAAAAAGCGCTCAATTCATGTCTACTGATTTTAAAATCTGCCAGTTCCATGATTTTCAAAATATCGTCATCTTTAAAATCCAATGCAATTTTCAGTTTTCTGAAAATGATATTATTGTTTAACGACTTTTCAGGTTCAGGCTGGCTACCCTCTTTTTTACCGCGTCGTTTATTAATAAAACCATTGAGGAAAAGGGCAAATGTAGCGTCATGGCATGACTGATAATCCGGATCATCATCATTTTTCAACCAGTTGCTAATTTGCGCTCGGGTTACCGGATGATCCACTAAAGCAAAAATATCAATCATTTGGGAATCATTAAAACTGAAGGTATAGCGTAGACGACGTAAAATATCGTTATTGGTCACAATATATCCTGATTAGGAATTGCAGTTTTTCAAGACGATTCACTGCGGGAAAGTTGAGCGATTTTAGCAGATATTCGGTGGTTGAAGCAGTTTTTAGAAAAGAACCGGATGGAAGACATCCGGTCTTGAATCATCATGCTTTTTTAACAAATTCAGACTTTAATTGCATGGCTCCAATGCCATCAATTTTGCAGTCAATATCGTGATCGCCATCGATCAAACGAATATTTTTTACTTTAGTGCCGATTTTCACCACTAAAGAAGAACCTTTTACTTTCAGGTCTTTGATGACAGTGACCGTATCACCGTCTTTTAATTCGTTGCCATGGGCATCACGATACACTTTGGTTTCTTCAGTGCTTGCAACGGCATCCTTTGACCATTCATTAGCACACTCAGGGCATACATACATGCTGCCATCTTCGTATGTGTATTCCGAATTACATTTCGGACATTGAGGTAAACCGCTCATTTTGCACCTTTACTTGATTAAATATGTGACCCGGAAGATGAAAACCGTATCATCGCCGAGTTGATTTGCTTTACATGCACATAATATTAGCATGTTTTATCCCATCGATTAAATAACTCCGTTTCTTCCTCGGTCGCCATGACTGTTAATTACAACGACACCATACGGTTTGAAATGTCCTTGCTCATGACCTGTCATCTTTTACAGGATTCATTTATTTAAAATAAAATCAAAAGGTTAGTTTAACTCTACTTGCATTGACCAGATAAAAAATTCTGGCATCAGAGGAAAATTTAGTAACATCAAAAGAACTGTTTTTATATACAGGCTTGCTCTGATATGCAGAAACCATCATCCCCTTTTTTGGCATCAATCTTTGAATATATGGTGACTAGACAATATTCACACAGCTCGATCGAGGCCTATATTTATTGGATCCGTTATTTCATTCGCTTTAATCAGAATCAGCATCCTTCAGAAATGGGCGATATGGAGGTTGAACATTTCTTGTCATTTTTGGCAAATGAACGACAAGTGGCGGTAAAGACTCAGGCACTGGCTCTGAACGCATTGGCGTTTTTATATAAAGATTTTCTCGATAACCCACTGACACTGGCGCTGAATTTTCAGAAAAGCACGAAGGGACGTAAATTACCCACAGTCATGACACCCAGCGAGATCCGCTCGCTATTGGCGGTGTTACCAGCCCATTTGCGATTACCGGCACAGTTGATGTATGGCAGTGGTCTGCGTTTAATGGAAGCCATGCGGCTACGAGTGCAAGATGTTGATTTTGATTATCTTTCACTCATGGTCTGGAATGGCAAGGGCGGTAAACATCGACGGGTGACGTTGGCAGCCGAATTAGTTCCCGCCTTACGCGAACAGATCCGACAGGTAGAGTTTTATCATCAGCATGATCTGGCACATCCAGAATATGCGGGGGTCTGGATGCCGTTTGCGCTGGCGAGAAAAATGCCCGAAGCCCCAAGGTCATTACTGTGGCAATTTTTATTTTCAGCCCGTAGCTTAAGTCGTGATCCGGAGAATGGAGCATTGCGCCGTCATCATATTGATCCCAGCTCTGTGCAAAAAGCGGTAAAACGAGCGGCATTCGAGGCAAAAATAGAGAAGAACGTCAGTTGTCATACCCTGCGTCATTCTTTTGCCACACATTTATTGGGCCGAGGAATGGATATCCGTACCGTGCAGGAACAGTTGGGTCACAGTGATGTGAAAACAACACAGATCTATACCCATGTTTTGCAGCATGGCGCCAGTGGCGTGCGCAGTCCGTTTTCTGATTTGTAGTTATTCGCTGCGTAACTGACTTTTAAATTGGTTCTCATAGGCGGCAGTGTGTTCAGGAAATAAACTTGCATATTCAGTTTTAGGAATGCCTGCGACTTCAATTTCAAAGCTGTCGCTGTCAAAACCACGAATCGTGGTGGTGGCACCGTTGACCTGCACATCATGCGCGTCAAATACGCCAAGCCCGCGAATCGATTCAGCATCAATGAATTTAAAATCGGGGTAATCCACGTTGATTTGTGCTTCCGTTTCTTTGCAGTACACAGAAAAAAAGTCATAGCCGGAATCGATATTTTGCAATTCCATTTTCCCTGCCACCATGCCTAATGGTGGGTCGGCTTTCTCCAGTTGGGTATGGCCAATGACAATATCGTAGAGTTTTACTGAATATGTTGCGGACACCCCAAACCCCTTAAATCATTTTAATTCTATGGAATAACAAATTTTTACGGTGGAGCATGATTATGCTGATCAACGCGCAATACAGGTTACGGGATGAGGGATAAATTTTGCAAACAGAACTGATTCAAATCGGATGATCTGGATCAAAGGTCTGAATAAAGAGCAGATATTGCCGTTTTCGTGATAGGTCATGTAACCAATCATAGATGGTTGTTATACCGAGAGGAGGTAAAAACAAGCGGGTTTTCATGATTTAAAACTCAATAACAGCCAGTCAGAATTCATTTAATCTGCGGATCTTCAGTCATTTTCTATGAAATGATAGGGACGTTTTAGTTTTCTCCATTTAATACAGATGTTGCGCCTGAGCTTGCTTTGCGACGCCCAATCATTCTTTGGTGGGGAACCAATGAAAATACAAATGGTTTGATAAGACGATACATCCCCAGAAAAGAATATTGAGTTGTTGAGCCAACAGAATCGCAGTGACTTAGCCAGAAGATTAAACAAGAGATCAAGGAAAGCCCTTGGATTTAAAACTCCGGAGAAATTTATCCGTGAGTATCGTTAAGCTATGTTGAACTTCAAACTTGAAGCTACACCGTGAGCAATAAGATATTATGCCAAGCATGAATTATGCGGATAGGATAAAAGAGTGAGTACGGCGAGAGATGTTGCTAAATTTGCGGGTGTATCCATTGCTACTGTGTCGAGAGTGATGAATTTCCCCGAAGCCGTGAAACCCATCACACGAGCAAAAGTAGAAGCCGCCATGTTAGCGTTGAATTTTCGACCTAATCAAATGGCCAGAGCATTGGCAACAAACCGTAGTGGTGTTATTGCTATTTTGGTTGACTATGTTGGCGGTGGCTATTATTCGATGCTACTTGATGCACTAGAACAAAAAGCTCGTCAGCGTGGTTTTCAAACTATTATCCGATGTGGCAATAGCAATGCTGATGATATTTATCGTTCCGTAAAACAACTGTCCGGTGGTCAATGTGATGCTATTGTTGCTTGTGTCCCATTTATGAAAGAAAACGAATTAAAGCAACTTCTGCAGTTACAACCAAATACAGTTTTTATGAATTGTGTAAGTACTGCATATCGACAACACGCCATTGTGGTTGATAATCAATTGGGAACGACACTTGCGCTTGAGAATCTCTATCAACATGGTCATCGCTGTATTGGGATCATGACAGGTGTCGAAGATAATGTCGAAAATATCGAAAGGCTCTCTGCTGTAAAGGCTTGGTTTGAAAAAAAAGCACTGAGATTCTCAGATAAATGGCTTATTTCAGGCAATTTTTGCGCTGAAAATGCCAGACATGCCATTCATCAATTATTAAATCAAGCGCCAGAACTAACTGCATTATTTTGTTTCAATGATCAAATGGCATTAGGTGTGATGAGCTATTTACAGCAACAAGGTGAACAGCTTCCGGAACGACTTTCTATTATTGGTTTCGATAACACAGAGGCCTGCGCATTTACTCACCCTACATTGACATCAGTTGAACAACCGATCCAAGAGATGGCTCATCGGGCTATGAACATTATCGAAAATATGCTCAATGAACGATCGCTTCAGGAACAGCTGCCACTGGTTCCCTCATTGATAAACCGTCATTCAGTAGCTTCATTATCTAAATCAATGTAATCCACACTAGCAGTTCCTGTTCACAACCTGCTCTAAGGTGCGAAACTGAACTCCACTGTAAAATGTAAGCGGATACATTTTACAGTGGAGTTCAGCTATAGAGTTTATCAATCTGTCACAATTCTTGTTATATAAGCATCTATACAATCAACAAGATGAAAAGACATGAAAATCCAATCTAACAAATAAATAAATCTATAAAAATCATCATGTAATTATATTTTGTACCTGTGCGGCTTATCTAAGGCATCTGATGACACCTTGTTTGTGTTTTTTCTGACAATTAGAAATTTTGTGTTATTGATCATAATTCAAGCAATGCAGATCTAAACATCTTTTGATTTCAAATTTTTTATAATTAAAATGTATCCGGTTACATTTTAATTATAAGTAAAAATAAAAAACATTATAAATCAATGAATAATAAGTTCTTATACAAGAAACCGCATACAATAAACAAGGATGGTCATCGTGAAACTTAAAATTCGCCATTCGTTAATAGCGATAGCTATTGGCGCTTCACTCTTAACCGGATGTCTAGTCAATAAACCATCGGAATCATTTAGTTCGGTTCCTTATTACAAAACTTGGCCAAAAATAAACAGCGCGATTAAAACAGATGCTGCGCAGGAACAATTTATTACTGGGATTTTGTCTCAAATGACACTTGAGGAAAAGGTTGGACAAATGATACAGCCTGATCTAACTCAAGTGACACCGGAAGAGGCCGCACAATATAAGCTAGGTTCATTGCTTAATGGTGGCGGTAACTATCCGAATGGAAACAAACATTCAACCGCAGCAGATTGGGCCAAAGAATCTGATAAATATTATTTAGCAGTTAAAACAGCGTTCGATGGGCGTGGATTTTGGATTCCATTCATGTGGGCTACTGATGCTGTTCATGGTGATAATAATGTTTACGGTGCAACCTTATTCCCACACAACATCGGATTAGGTGCAGCGCATGATCCTGATTTGATTTATAAAATCGGCCAAGCGACAGCCCAGGAAATCGCGGCCACCGGTTTAGATTGGACATTCGCACCAACAGTCACCACACCAAGAGATGACCGCTGGGGACGAGTCTATGAGGGTTATTCCGAAGATCCGGAAATTGTTCACACCTATGCTGGAAAAATGGTTGAAGGGATCCAAGGTTCAGCAACTGATCTGAAAGGTGATCAGCATGTCATTTCGAATGTAAAACATTTTGTCGGTGATGGCGGAACACTCAACGGAGTCGATCGTGGCGAAAATCATTACAGCGAAGACTACCTGCGTAATATTCATGCGACAGGCTATTTCTCTGGTTTGGACGCAGGTGCTCAAGTCGTTATGGCCTCATTTAATAGCTGGAATGACGACACTAACTACTCAGTACCCGATGAGACGAGGGGTGCTCATGCCACTGACTATAACTACAAGATCCATGGCAGCAAATATCTGATCCACGATGTGTTAAAACAACAAATGGGTTTTGATGGTCTCGTAGTTTCTGACTGGAATGGTCATCAAGAGGTTGCTGGTTGTAGCAGCAATAGTTGTCCTGCCGCTGTCAATGCCGGTATTGATATTTTCATGGTCACTGCCAATGCCGATTGGAAAGCGTTTTACCAAGATGTTATCAATAAAGTTAAAAGCGGCGTGATCCCACAAGAACGTATTGATGATGCTGTCACTAGAATTCTGCGTGTCAAAGCGCGTGCCGGGTTATGGGATAAACCACAGCCAAGTTTACGATCTTTAGCGGGTAAACAGGAAATTCTTGGTTCAGCTGAGCACAAAGCACTTGCTCGTGAGGCCGTCAGCGAGTCGTTAGTGCTCTTAAAAAATAATGCCAATATTCTGCCATTAGCGCGTAATCAAAAAATTCTGTTAGCAGGTAGTGCTGCTAGTGATATTCAAAAACAAACAGGCGGCTGGAGTTTAACTTGGCAAGGTACAGGCAATACACTTAATGATTTCCCTGGCGCTCAAACTGTTGAACTTGCATTAAAAGAGGCTATCGGAACAGACAACGTTGTCACAAATGCCGCTGATATGCCGACAGGAGGGGTCGCACTGGTTGTCATTGGAGAAGACCCCTACGCTGAAATGTATGGTGATATTAAGAACTCACAAACACTGGAATTTGCCGCTTTAAAAACTAGCTATAAAGCTGATCTTGATAAAATAAAAGAATTAAAAGCTGCTGGGTTCAAAGTGGTGACTGTATTCTTCTCAGGTCGACCACTCTATGTAAATGATGAAATTAACCACTCGGATGCTTTTGTCGCTGCATGGTTGCCCGGCACAGAGGCGGGTGGTATTACCGATGTGCTGTTTAAAAATGCCAACGGTTCGGTCAATAAGCCTTTCACAGGAAAGCTGTCATACACTTGGCCAAATAAAAAATGTGCCACTACAATAAATAAAATACCAAGCAATATACCAAACTATACTCTGCCTGATTTTGAACAAGCGTTAGACGCAGATAATGTCTTATTTGCATATGGTT
It contains:
- a CDS encoding glycoside hydrolase family 3 protein translates to MKLKIRHSLIAIAIGASLLTGCLVNKPSESFSSVPYYKTWPKINSAIKTDAAQEQFITGILSQMTLEEKVGQMIQPDLTQVTPEEAAQYKLGSLLNGGGNYPNGNKHSTAADWAKESDKYYLAVKTAFDGRGFWIPFMWATDAVHGDNNVYGATLFPHNIGLGAAHDPDLIYKIGQATAQEIAATGLDWTFAPTVTTPRDDRWGRVYEGYSEDPEIVHTYAGKMVEGIQGSATDLKGDQHVISNVKHFVGDGGTLNGVDRGENHYSEDYLRNIHATGYFSGLDAGAQVVMASFNSWNDDTNYSVPDETRGAHATDYNYKIHGSKYLIHDVLKQQMGFDGLVVSDWNGHQEVAGCSSNSCPAAVNAGIDIFMVTANADWKAFYQDVINKVKSGVIPQERIDDAVTRILRVKARAGLWDKPQPSLRSLAGKQEILGSAEHKALAREAVSESLVLLKNNANILPLARNQKILLAGSAASDIQKQTGGWSLTWQGTGNTLNDFPGAQTVELALKEAIGTDNVVTNAADMPTGGVALVVIGEDPYAEMYGDIKNSQTLEFAALKTSYKADLDKIKELKAAGFKVVTVFFSGRPLYVNDEINHSDAFVAAWLPGTEAGGITDVLFKNANGSVNKPFTGKLSYTWPNKKCATTINKIPSNIPNYTLPDFEQALDADNVLFAYGYGLTNGEISTQDLNNLTLDDRSFGCNQTDPSNAGIATDAMEIFGKLATGEHVLRLGDPSNWNGTDSVIADTALPNIKTTAINYQHQYDAREVTFLGTGPAQIYAQTVDQKGVDRTPYLNAESTLQFDVKIHEYPSKSVNLDVHCEYPCLSEVKLTSVMNSLPTEIWKTIKVPLACFSGLDYTKINTPFLLYTDGTAHFDLGNIRWVPKSVDAAADAVSCDKLQETLTPLDESPSNLFVGGTFSSTWNAYLGTWTAHTDSDWSPVDGLITTSVNGDEIDIQYADAPAGDKGLVFIQGDPQNLTNYLAAGKLEFELYVDSYAQNTTGLTVKMEGTKGTGPDHPLGAGLALGAWTPVSINLSDLGIDDKITSINKPFAILPAWGEAQGNVKFRVRNIRLVK
- a CDS encoding LacI family DNA-binding transcriptional regulator, with the translated sequence MSTARDVAKFAGVSIATVSRVMNFPEAVKPITRAKVEAAMLALNFRPNQMARALATNRSGVIAILVDYVGGGYYSMLLDALEQKARQRGFQTIIRCGNSNADDIYRSVKQLSGGQCDAIVACVPFMKENELKQLLQLQPNTVFMNCVSTAYRQHAIVVDNQLGTTLALENLYQHGHRCIGIMTGVEDNVENIERLSAVKAWFEKKALRFSDKWLISGNFCAENARHAIHQLLNQAPELTALFCFNDQMALGVMSYLQQQGEQLPERLSIIGFDNTEACAFTHPTLTSVEQPIQEMAHRAMNIIENMLNERSLQEQLPLVPSLINRHSVASLSKSM
- a CDS encoding integron integrase, translating into MQKPSSPFLASIFEYMVTRQYSHSSIEAYIYWIRYFIRFNQNQHPSEMGDMEVEHFLSFLANERQVAVKTQALALNALAFLYKDFLDNPLTLALNFQKSTKGRKLPTVMTPSEIRSLLAVLPAHLRLPAQLMYGSGLRLMEAMRLRVQDVDFDYLSLMVWNGKGGKHRRVTLAAELVPALREQIRQVEFYHQHDLAHPEYAGVWMPFALARKMPEAPRSLLWQFLFSARSLSRDPENGALRRHHIDPSSVQKAVKRAAFEAKIEKNVSCHTLRHSFATHLLGRGMDIRTVQEQLGHSDVKTTQIYTHVLQHGASGVRSPFSDL
- a CDS encoding zinc ribbon domain-containing protein YjdM yields the protein MSGLPQCPKCNSEYTYEDGSMYVCPECANEWSKDAVASTEETKVYRDAHGNELKDGDTVTVIKDLKVKGSSLVVKIGTKVKNIRLIDGDHDIDCKIDGIGAMQLKSEFVKKA
- the arsN2 gene encoding arsenic resistance N-acetyltransferase ArsN2, whose product is MFQDEQLQTIVQHLSELAEVEAIVLAGSSATHTSDNHSDYDVYVYSSAPLELTQRKQALAGLYSYMEFNNQYWETEDDGVLLNGKEIELIYRSFDWLENRLKHTVIEYQAETGYSTCFWANVIHSEVLFDRHQQFRKLQQRYNVEYPVQLQRNIINKNRDLLRGKMPSYFGQIKKALLRDDLISVNHRIAAFLASYFDIIFALNKIKHPGEKKILAILNQQAPLLPQEMEQQLNQILSFPASGSGALLTALNQLIETLDRLLIQTGFNIRELTSDDAVVHQLLQASGLNSSDLQQPNLSLWGYFTGEQLTGIIGLERYGHIGLLRSLAVQPSERQQGIGQKLVAYLEQQASDSGIHQLYLLTQTADTFFIQQGYQLVARKETPDVIQQTSQFSALCPASSRLLSKWLNGSMRDD
- a CDS encoding DUF1456 family protein, with product MTNNDILRRLRYTFSFNDSQMIDIFALVDHPVTRAQISNWLKNDDDPDYQSCHDATFALFLNGFINKRRGKKEGSQPEPEKSLNNNIIFRKLKIALDFKDDDILKIMELADFKISRHELSAFFRNPEHKNYRECKDQILRNFLKGIQLKFRPGDTATSGFTW